A single region of the Salvia miltiorrhiza cultivar Shanhuang (shh) chromosome 8, IMPLAD_Smil_shh, whole genome shotgun sequence genome encodes:
- the LOC130999012 gene encoding protein ENHANCED DISEASE RESISTANCE 2-like: protein MAREDSLSCKYGYTLPKDPTCNLLCSWTATDPSTYLIRGKTYLDDRKKIKAKGTLMEMVGADWLRSDKREDDLGGRPGGIVQKYAAKGGPEFFFIVNIQVDLLLESGEYFLSDQTNQTKKWQEKQEKQAAKVTETKRKREEAFL from the exons ATGGCAAGGGAAGACAGTCTATCGTGCAAATATGGATACACTCTTCCGAAGGATCCAACCTGTAATTTGCTATGTAGTTGGACAGCAACAGATCCATCAACATATCTTATTCGTGGAAAGACTTATTTGGATGACAGAAAAAAG ATTAAAGCGAAAGGCACATTGATGGAAATGGTTGGTGCTGACTGGTTGAGATCTGACAAGAGAGAAGATGATCTTGGTGGCCGTCCCGGGGGCATAGTTCAG AAATATGCTGCTAAGGGGGGTCCCGAGTTCTTTTTTATTGTGAACATACAG GTTGATTTGCTACTGGAAAGTGGAGAATATTTCTTAAGTGATCAGACGAATCAAACAAAGAAGTGGCAGGAGAAGCAAGAGAAACAAGCAGCTAAAGTGACTGAAACCAAAAGGAAACGAGAAGAGGCATTTTTATGA
- the LOC130999014 gene encoding pentatricopeptide repeat-containing protein At1g80150, mitochondrial-like, whose protein sequence is MLTLRLIRRFGAVHRNLVIAAVSSSVNKVISASSSAGKPSSVDEPALVKLKKERDPEKLFNLFKANATIKLVVENRFVFEDTVSRLAGAGRLDYIENLLEHQQTLPQGRREGFIIRIIMLYERARMTKHVVNTFCDMHLYGCVRTVKLFNAALKVLTESRDLQAINWFLNDVPARFGIVLDAYSFNIVIKGLCEMGILDKAFLVMAGMGKWGLAPDVFTYTLLIEASYKSNWPEIANGLWSRMVLKGCLPNIATFNVRIQYLVNKGRTWHANKLLDYMRRLKKSPEFPDEITYNLVIKCFCKMGNLKMAMYVYYAFRSEGYKPNQKIYQTLIHYFCEAREIDMAYNMCKQSMENNWYPSVDTINKLIDGLVRDGKLEKIDKARHIYSLALKRKPPFNSAQIEFMKSLV, encoded by the coding sequence ATGCTCACTCTGCGACTGATTCGCAGGTTTGGCGCCGTACATCGTAATCTGGTCATCGCAGCTGTTTCTTCATCCGTTAATAAAGTTATCTCCGCCAGCAGTAGTGCTGGAAAACCTAGTTCAGTAGATGAGCCTGCATTGGTtaagctaaagaaggaaaggGACCCTGAGAAACTGTTCAATTTATTTAAGGCCAATGCCACAATTAAGCTTGTTGTTGAGAACCGATTTGTCTTTGAGGACACAGTCTCTAGGTTAGCTGGGGCGGGCCGGCTTGATTATATCGAGAATTTGCTTGAGCATCAGCAGACTCTGCCACAGGGTCGTCGGGAAGGGTTCATTATACGAATAATTATGTTGTATGAGAGGGCTAGAATGACTAAGCATGTTGTCAATACGTTTTGTGACATGCATTTGTATGGTTGTGTGAGGACTGTTAAGTTATTCAATGCTGCTTTGAAGGTATTGACTGAATCTCGGGATTTACAGGCGATTAATTGGTTTCTAAATGATGTTCCTGCTAGATTTGGAATTGTGCTAGATGCATATTCTTTTAATATTGTTATCAAGGGTTTATGTGAAATGGGTATACTGGATAAGGCGTTTCTTGTCATGGCTGGGATGGGAAAATGGGGACTAGCTCCTGATGTTTTTACATACACCTTGCTTATAGAGGCCTCTTACAAGTCGAACTGGCCAGAGATTGCGAATGGATTGTGGAGCCGGATGGTATTAAAAGGTTGTCTTCCCAATATTGCGACCTTCAATGTGAGGATTCAATACTTGGTGAATAAGGGGCGTACATGGCATGCTAATAAGTTGTTGGATTACATGCGGAGATTGAAGAAATCTCCTGAGTTTCCTGATGAGATCACATATAATTTGGTGATCAAATGTTTCTGCAAAATGGGAAATCTAAAAATGGCTATGTATGTGTATTATGCTTTTAGGAGTGAGGGCTACAAGCCAAACCAAAAAATTTACCAAACCTTGATCCATTATTTCTGTGAAGCAAGAGAAATCGACATGGCATACAACATGTGTAAACAAAGTATGGAGAATAACTGGTATCCTAGTGTGGACACCATCAACAAGCTGATCGATGGCCTGGTCAGAGATGGAAAACTTGAGAAGATTGATAAGGCAAGGCATATCTATAGTCTTGCTTTGAAAAGGAAACCTCCTTttaattcggctcaaattgaATTCATGAAATCCTTAGTATGA